A single window of Acidimicrobiales bacterium DNA harbors:
- a CDS encoding phosphate ABC transporter, permease protein PstA: protein MSGTTVEGVQEVSPARSGSVLSGEARSALVHRQSLHIGSLVFELALVVGLGLSLMALGVLIWKMIVDAWPVVSGRPAEFLTTGLASNPAEAGVWQGIKGTLMLAMIVAVTAFPLGVGAAIYLEEYTSRRSRLTRFVETNVRNLAGVPSIVYGLLGLALFVRSLGDGGTGGLTGGRTVISGGLTLAVLVLPIVIITAQEAIRAVPSDIREAALALGATKWEVVRHQVFPSAVPGILTGTVLALARAAGEAAPLVVVGAVSGVFFVGADGFWEQITSGRFTAMPMVIFAWARLPASRGWHDLAAAAGLVLLVMVLLMNGLAIYLRNRYERRW from the coding sequence ATGAGCGGGACCACCGTCGAAGGCGTCCAGGAGGTCTCGCCCGCGCGATCCGGGTCCGTCTTGTCCGGCGAGGCAAGGTCGGCCCTCGTGCACAGGCAGAGTCTGCACATAGGTTCCCTGGTGTTCGAGCTCGCCTTGGTGGTCGGCCTGGGATTGTCGCTCATGGCTCTGGGTGTGTTGATCTGGAAGATGATCGTGGACGCTTGGCCGGTGGTATCGGGCCGCCCGGCAGAGTTCCTCACCACCGGGCTGGCATCGAACCCGGCCGAAGCCGGCGTCTGGCAGGGCATAAAAGGCACCTTGATGCTGGCGATGATCGTCGCCGTCACTGCGTTCCCGCTCGGGGTCGGAGCCGCCATTTATCTCGAGGAATACACGTCTCGTCGCTCGCGATTGACACGGTTCGTGGAGACGAACGTTCGCAATCTCGCCGGCGTGCCGTCGATCGTGTACGGCCTGTTGGGACTCGCCTTGTTCGTCAGGAGTCTGGGTGACGGCGGCACCGGCGGACTGACGGGTGGTCGTACAGTCATATCGGGCGGCCTCACTCTGGCGGTGCTGGTTCTTCCCATAGTGATCATCACCGCTCAAGAGGCGATAAGGGCGGTCCCGTCAGATATACGGGAGGCTGCCTTGGCCCTGGGTGCTACCAAATGGGAGGTGGTGAGACACCAAGTCTTCCCATCTGCCGTCCCGGGGATCTTGACGGGGACGGTGCTCGCTCTGGCCCGCGCCGCAGGCGAGGCGGCTCCACTGGTCGTGGTGGGCGCAGTGTCCGGTGTGTTTTTCGTCGGAGCAGACGGATTCTGGGAGCAGATCACCTCCGGGCGTTTCACCGCTATGCCCATGGTGATATTTGCCTGGGCGCGCCTCCCTGCGTCGCGGGGATGGCACGACTTGGCAGCCGCCGCGGGTCTGGTGCTGCTCGTGATGGTGCTCCTCATGAACGGATTGGCTATCTACCTGCGGAACCGCTACGAGAGGAGATGGTGA
- a CDS encoding phosphate ABC transporter permease subunit PstC, with translation MRPDAVAGEVSTVRATGAFLRSPSHASRRRRDIGARVAFTIAGGASVLVTVAILVTLLRDAWSFFGAVDKGALIDQGWFPRRGMYDLRTLLVGSLLVTGVAMAVATPLGLGSAIYLSEFASPRLRGVLKPALELLAGIPSVVVGYFAISFITPEIVQRIWSEASFFNLLASGIGVGILTVPLVASVSEDAMRAVPRALREAAYALGARKVVVCSRVVIPAAISGIAAALVLGVSRAIGETMVVAIASGATGGSLFSFDLLRPGQTLTAAMAALGAGTDQVKGDSLAFQSLFFVGALLFFLTLILNIVGDFFVRRIRERY, from the coding sequence GTGAGGCCTGACGCCGTCGCCGGGGAAGTGTCGACGGTGAGGGCGACCGGAGCTTTCCTCCGGTCGCCCTCCCACGCGTCGAGGCGACGTCGTGACATCGGGGCCAGGGTCGCCTTCACCATCGCCGGAGGGGCATCCGTGCTCGTCACCGTCGCGATACTCGTGACCCTCTTGCGAGACGCTTGGAGCTTCTTCGGAGCGGTCGACAAAGGAGCGCTCATCGATCAGGGGTGGTTCCCCCGTCGCGGGATGTACGACCTGCGGACTCTGTTGGTCGGGTCCCTGCTCGTCACGGGTGTCGCAATGGCGGTCGCGACGCCGCTCGGCTTGGGTTCGGCGATATATCTCTCCGAGTTCGCGTCCCCGAGACTCCGGGGTGTGCTCAAACCCGCGCTCGAACTTCTGGCAGGGATACCGTCCGTCGTGGTCGGATACTTCGCCATCAGCTTCATCACCCCCGAGATCGTCCAGAGGATCTGGTCGGAGGCTTCTTTCTTCAACCTTCTCGCATCCGGGATCGGAGTGGGGATCCTGACGGTGCCCCTCGTCGCCTCGGTCTCCGAAGACGCGATGCGTGCCGTTCCACGGGCCCTGAGAGAGGCAGCGTATGCCCTCGGCGCGAGGAAGGTCGTGGTCTGTTCGAGGGTCGTGATCCCTGCTGCGATATCGGGCATAGCTGCGGCTCTTGTGCTGGGGGTGTCGCGTGCGATCGGTGAGACGATGGTGGTGGCCATAGCGTCCGGCGCCACGGGAGGTTCCTTGTTCTCGTTCGACCTCTTGCGCCCCGGTCAGACCCTCACGGCGGCCATGGCTGCTCTGGGGGCGGGGACCGATCAGGTGAAGGGTGATTCGCTCGCCTTCCAGAGCTTGTTCTTCGTGGGTGCGCTGCTGTTCTTTCTCACCTTGATCTTGAATATCGTCGGAGATTTCTTCGTCCGGAGGATCAGGGAGCGATACTGA
- the ppk gene encoding polyphosphate kinase has translation MEERSVKGGSPGVGEESVGGRSARRKSTQLNRELSDLDFDARVLALASSARVPLLERVKFLAIFASNVDEFFQVRVAGLKDQVEAGLEVRSPDGLSASEQLALIREKVGSLSRQAEEVFLESVRPELEAHGVSICDHETLEPAELEWSRRFFRERVFPIVTPLSVDPGHPFPYISNLSLNLGVMVGDPQTSERRFARVKVPTNLPRFVGVGESRRLRKFVPLEQLIAANLDLLFPGMEIASTVPFRVTRNTDLTFDAEEAEDLLELVELEVRRRRFGRAVRLEIAPNYDEGVVELLQRELQIGPEDVYVCRDPLGLSDLMQLAQLDLPELKYAPFKPVTPHLLVQQADIFEVIRRQDLLVHHPYESFSETTEEFLSRAATDPKVLAIKSTIYRTSGGSPIVAALARAAEAGKQVAVLVELKARFDEAANIEWARELENAGCHVAYGFPDLKIHAKAALVVREESDGLVRYCHVGTGNYNPATARSYEDLGLLTCDAAIADDLSHLFNYLTGFAKHPACQKLLVAPQNLRKGLQRLIRQEMDAEDGRIVIKANNLTDAQIIDLLYEASRHGVQIDLIIRSICCLIPQVPGLSENIRVRSIVGRFLEHSRIWYFANGRSPGEPLYLLGSADIMPRNLDHRVEIMVPVESPELCDRLSTILTAALSDDVNAWELDAEGVWSPVPCASSFDSQEYLRQSAEDLAKNGRIDPGPASAPIEATPQMEVPATLRTDPRWCPPSAEAESPGHIEGLDLAEGG, from the coding sequence GTGGAGGAGCGGTCGGTGAAAGGGGGGAGTCCTGGGGTAGGTGAAGAGAGCGTCGGGGGGAGGTCGGCTCGCCGTAAGAGCACCCAGCTGAACCGCGAACTCTCGGACCTCGACTTCGACGCACGCGTGCTCGCGTTGGCTTCCTCGGCGCGGGTTCCACTTCTCGAGCGGGTGAAGTTCCTCGCGATATTCGCATCGAACGTCGACGAGTTCTTCCAAGTGCGCGTCGCGGGTCTGAAGGATCAGGTCGAAGCCGGTCTCGAGGTCCGTTCTCCGGACGGGCTCAGCGCAAGCGAACAGCTCGCCCTGATCCGGGAGAAGGTCGGATCTCTGTCCAGGCAGGCGGAGGAGGTGTTCCTCGAGTCCGTCAGGCCCGAACTGGAAGCCCACGGGGTTTCCATCTGTGATCACGAGACGCTGGAACCAGCCGAGCTGGAGTGGTCGAGGCGCTTCTTCCGGGAGCGGGTGTTCCCAATCGTCACTCCGCTCTCGGTCGATCCGGGACACCCGTTCCCATACATATCCAACCTCTCCCTGAACCTCGGGGTGATGGTCGGGGACCCGCAGACCTCAGAGCGGCGATTCGCCAGGGTGAAGGTACCGACGAACCTCCCCCGCTTCGTCGGGGTGGGGGAGTCGCGTAGGTTGCGCAAGTTCGTGCCGCTCGAGCAGCTCATCGCGGCGAACCTCGACTTGCTGTTCCCGGGCATGGAGATCGCCAGCACCGTCCCGTTCCGCGTCACCAGGAACACCGACCTCACCTTCGACGCAGAAGAGGCGGAGGACCTGCTGGAACTCGTCGAGTTGGAGGTCCGACGCAGGCGGTTCGGGAGAGCCGTCCGACTCGAGATCGCCCCGAACTACGACGAGGGCGTCGTCGAGCTGTTGCAGCGAGAGTTGCAGATAGGGCCGGAGGACGTCTACGTATGCCGGGACCCGCTGGGTCTGAGCGACCTCATGCAACTCGCTCAGCTGGACCTACCCGAGCTCAAGTACGCCCCTTTCAAGCCGGTAACTCCACACCTGCTCGTCCAGCAGGCCGACATCTTCGAGGTGATCCGTCGTCAGGACCTTCTGGTGCATCATCCCTATGAGTCCTTCTCGGAGACCACCGAAGAGTTCCTCTCGCGTGCGGCGACGGATCCCAAGGTGCTGGCCATCAAGTCGACCATCTACAGGACGTCCGGCGGTAGCCCCATAGTCGCCGCTCTGGCCCGTGCCGCCGAGGCGGGTAAGCAGGTCGCGGTGCTCGTCGAGTTGAAGGCGCGCTTCGACGAGGCGGCGAACATCGAGTGGGCGAGGGAGTTGGAAAACGCGGGCTGCCACGTCGCATACGGGTTCCCCGACCTCAAGATCCACGCGAAGGCCGCTCTGGTCGTGCGAGAGGAGTCGGATGGACTGGTCCGCTACTGCCATGTAGGTACTGGTAACTACAACCCGGCCACGGCGAGGAGCTACGAGGACCTGGGTCTGCTCACGTGCGACGCCGCCATAGCGGACGACCTGTCCCACCTCTTCAACTACCTCACCGGTTTCGCAAAGCATCCGGCCTGTCAGAAGCTCCTCGTGGCTCCGCAGAACCTGCGCAAGGGGCTCCAGAGACTCATCCGGCAGGAGATGGACGCCGAGGATGGCCGGATCGTGATCAAAGCCAACAATCTCACCGATGCTCAGATCATCGACCTGCTCTACGAAGCTTCACGTCACGGTGTGCAGATCGACCTCATAATCAGGAGCATCTGCTGCCTGATACCTCAGGTACCCGGCCTGTCGGAAAACATCAGGGTCCGATCGATCGTCGGACGCTTCCTCGAGCACTCGAGGATCTGGTACTTCGCAAACGGCCGAAGCCCCGGGGAGCCTCTCTACCTCTTGGGCTCGGCGGACATCATGCCGCGAAACCTGGACCACCGTGTCGAGATCATGGTCCCGGTGGAGTCACCCGAGCTGTGTGACCGACTGTCGACGATCCTGACGGCGGCTCTGTCGGACGACGTGAACGCCTGGGAGCTGGACGCCGAGGGTGTGTGGTCCCCCGTGCCGTGCGCTTCCTCGTTCGACAGTCAGGAGTACCTGAGGCAGTCGGCAGAAGACCTGGCCAAGAACGGGCGGATCGATCCGGGCCCCGCTTCGGCTCCGATCGAGGCAACTCCCCAGATGGAGGTCCCGGCGACGCTGCGGACCGATCCGAGGTGGTGTCCTCCGTCGGCCGAGGCGGAGTCGCCGGGGCACATCGAGGGATTGGACCTGGCCGAGGGAGGGTGA
- a CDS encoding hypothetical protein (possible pseudo, internal stop codon, frameshifted), whose translation MRRSRRARVRPVSQGHVGTSSSFGRRRPLGAVVVTVLLSALLMMDASPASATLEPSEPTGELKISMSSVTVREGDAFRPPRQVYVPIALSTQPRNVGLLDVDLTWQVTGGTATSGSDYATQSGPVDVLVDASQTRVLVPIRVFGDTVAESDETVEITVVSSLEGEIRQATGTLTIVDDEPGLSLPVLSVGDITADERDATVYSDVGIPVVLSTPAFGDTRVLWWVSSAGSISFLDTSGEVIIPAGSTSARIPLRVKGDTLPESDETAVVNITTNNPNVVFGDLTATVTLRNDDGTLRAWGENVGNGRLGLGHTRNRWTPTQVGTDSDWVQIAAGRAHTVALKSDGTIWAWGDNTFGQLGQGDTDDRLTPTRVGTDSDWVQIAAGEHHVLAIKADGTLWGWGANGTGQLGLGDRTDRLSPTRIGTDSDWVQVAGGQFHTLALKSGGTLWATGGNFHGELGLGFTSPFEVGLQEVRGGRNPGGFDDDWAYVSAGWNHSLAIKSDGTLWAWGRNSSGQLGVGDTANRNSPAPVGDATNWAQVAGGEGHTVAVRSNGTLWAWGANDSGQLGQGDSGSGTQRLAPTRVGTATNWTRVAAGAAHNLALRSNGTLWAWGDGGFGALGLGDTSGRTTPTRVGNAKTWVHVAAGYYHSLGIRTS comes from the coding sequence GTGAGGCGAAGCCGGAGAGCTCGTGTAAGACCCGTATCGCAAGGTCACGTCGGAACGTCCTCGTCGTTCGGCAGGCGTCGCCCGCTGGGAGCCGTGGTGGTGACGGTGTTGTTGTCGGCTCTGCTGATGATGGATGCGTCTCCGGCTTCTGCAACCCTGGAACCATCCGAGCCGACCGGTGAGCTGAAGATCTCCATGTCGTCGGTGACCGTGCGTGAGGGCGACGCGTTCAGGCCGCCCCGCCAGGTGTATGTGCCCATAGCCCTCTCCACCCAGCCACGCAACGTCGGCTTGTTGGACGTCGACCTCACCTGGCAGGTCACCGGCGGCACGGCGACCTCCGGATCCGACTATGCGACGCAGTCGGGCCCCGTCGACGTCCTCGTCGACGCATCGCAGACGCGCGTGCTCGTTCCGATAAGGGTGTTCGGCGACACGGTCGCCGAATCGGACGAGACCGTCGAGATCACGGTCGTATCATCGTTGGAGGGCGAGATACGCCAGGCGACGGGCACGTTGACCATCGTCGACGACGAGCCGGGTTTGTCGCTTCCGGTCCTCTCGGTGGGGGACATCACCGCAGACGAGCGTGACGCGACCGTCTACTCGGACGTGGGGATCCCGGTCGTGCTGTCGACGCCGGCTTTCGGCGACACGAGGGTCCTTTGGTGGGTCAGCTCGGCCGGCTCCATTTCTTTCCTCGACACGAGCGGAGAGGTGATCATCCCCGCCGGATCGACGTCTGCGCGCATCCCCTTGAGGGTGAAGGGTGACACGCTTCCCGAATCGGACGAGACTGCCGTGGTGAACATAACGACGAACAATCCGAACGTGGTCTTCGGAGACCTCACCGCGACGGTCACCCTTCGCAACGACGACGGAACCCTTCGGGCATGGGGCGAGAACGTCGGTAACGGGAGGCTCGGACTCGGTCACACGAGAAACAGGTGGACCCCGACACAGGTCGGCACCGACAGCGACTGGGTGCAGATCGCAGCAGGACGCGCCCATACGGTCGCCCTGAAGTCGGACGGGACGATCTGGGCGTGGGGTGACAACACCTTCGGGCAGTTGGGACAAGGCGACACCGACGACAGGCTCACCCCGACACGGGTCGGCACGGACAGCGACTGGGTGCAGATCGCAGCAGGCGAGCACCACGTCCTCGCCATCAAAGCGGACGGCACCCTCTGGGGATGGGGGGCCAACGGAACAGGACAACTCGGACTCGGCGACAGGACGGACCGCCTCTCGCCCACCAGGATCGGCACCGACAGCGACTGGGTGCAGGTTGCAGGAGGTCAGTTCCACACGTTGGCGCTGAAGTCCGGCGGGACGCTCTGGGCGACGGGTGGCAACTTCCACGGCGAGCTCGGGCTCGGCTTCACCAGCCCGTTCGAAGTCGGCCTGCAAGAGGTGCGCGGCGGGCGAAATCCTGGTGGTTTCGACGACGACTGGGCGTACGTCTCCGCCGGTTGGAATCACAGCCTGGCCATCAAGTCGGACGGAACACTATGGGCATGGGGACGTAACAGCTCCGGACAACTGGGGGTGGGCGACACCGCGAACCGAAACAGCCCGGCACCCGTCGGCGACGCCACGAACTGGGCCCAGGTCGCAGGCGGCGAAGGCCACACCGTGGCGGTGCGCTCCAACGGGACGCTCTGGGCGTGGGGGGCCAACGACTCCGGTCAACTCGGACAGGGCGACAGCGGTTCGGGCACCCAACGGCTGGCTCCGACCCGGGTGGGCACGGCCACCAACTGGACCCGCGTCGCGGCGGGCGCGGCGCACAACCTCGCGCTCCGGTCGAACGGCACGCTCTGGGCTTGGGGAGACGGCGGATTCGGAGCACTCGGGCTGGGCGACACCAGCGGTAGGACCACGCCGACCCGGGTGGGCAACGCCAAGACTTGGGTGCACGTCGCGGCCGGCTACTACCACAGCCTCGGTATCAGGACGAGCTGA